The genomic stretch TCTGAGGTCATGAACCGTGGGCATGGGGGGGTCATGAGGCCAAGTCATGAGGTTATGAAAGGCCGGTCCCTGAGGCCGTTTCAGAGGCTTTTCCGCGAGGCCGGGCCGGGCATGAACCTGACCCTGTCTAGGCTGTGTCTTTAGGCCGGCGAGGCCGGCAAGGGCCGGGCCCCGGGGGGGCCGTGGGGAGAGGCCGGCTAGGGCGGCCTGAGGCCCCCGGGCATGAGGCCGTTATGAGGCCGTGCCCTGAGGCCGGGGATAGGCCGTGCTAGGTTTGAGGCCGGGTCGGGAGGCCCTGGGTGAGGGTGTCAGGGGGGGGCCGTGACCCCCAAACCAACCCCCATGAGGCCCGGGGAGAGGGGCCGCCGTGGGCCTTTTCCCCCCGAGGCCTGAGGAAAAGGCAGGGCCCTGTCATTTTAAAAGGGTGTCGGAAGGGCCCGGCCCCCAAAGGCCCCCAAACCCGGTACGACCTTCACAACCCCCCCAAAGGCCCCCAAAGGCGGGGCCGTTCCTGAGGGGCCCCCTGGGGGGAGGGTGGGGCCCGAACCGGGCCCGGGGGAGTTCGGGGAGGGCCCGGTTGAGGCCGTTTCCTgggcccgggggccccccccccgtggtTTTTTTGAAAACCGCCGCCTCAAGGCCCCCCTTCCCCCAAGGTTCATTACCCGGGGTTCCCTGAggccttcctccccccccctttcatGAGGTTTAACCCGGGGCCGGGGGCCCGTTGGGGCCCCGGGGAAAGAAAGGGGTGGCCCCCGAGGCCGTTTTCCCTTAGGCCCGAGGGGCACAGGGCCGTGGCGGGCCCCGGTCCGGGGGGGCCCCGGTGGGCGAGGCCCCTTCCCCCGGGGGGGAGAGGCCCGGCCCGGAGGCCCCTGGTCAGAGGCCCCCTGGCCAGAGGCCCCGGGGGCCGTTTTAGCCCCATGAAAGGCCGGGTCCTGGGTAAAACCTCCCTAGAAAGGGATTCCAGGAAAAGGAACGCCCTTAAAGGTTGGAAAAAGGGTTGGGGGAGTTTAAGgcgggtttttaaaccccccccgggCGGAAGGGGGAGCGGTACGCCCCGTTAGCCGGGCCCTGTAGGTTGGGTTTTTACCTGCCCGGTTTGGGGGAAGGCCCCCGGACGGTCGGGCGGCGGACGGGCCCCGTGAGGGCCCCGTGAGGAAAAACCCCCTCGGAGGAAGGTCCCCCTGGCCCCGGGCCCTGGGAGGGCCCAAAGGGGACCCGGGGCCCCTTTAGGCCGGTAGGGCCCCGTGGGCCCGCCCCTGAGACCGGGAAGGGCCCTGTGACCCGCCCCTGGGGGCCCCGGGGAGGGCCCCCGGCCTTGGGCCCCCGAGACCCCGGTGAGGGGCCCTGACCCGCCCGAGGCTTGGGTTTTACCCCCTTAACCCCTGGGCCCTTGAAAAGGGTCTGGTGAAAAAGGGCCCAGTGAAAACCCCTTTCcaggaaacaacacacacaaccttcCCGAAGGGGGGGGCCTTTGGCAGCGGGTGGGCCCGGAACCCGCCCGGTCCGGGGTTCGGTTTGGGAGCcgcagttggggggggggggcccccgttTTCCCCGGGGGGTCTCGGTGGCCTTCCGGGCCCCCAGGCCCTCCCGGGGGTTTACCCCCCTTTTACCGGGCCGTCCCTTCCCCGGGCCGGGGCCGCCCTTAAATTGGGGCTGTATTTTCCCTGCATTCCAACCCGGGGGCCcctccttttcccttttcccccctttaccGGGGGTTTGCCAAGGGTCGGGGGCCGGGGTGGGCCGGGGTGGGGGCGGTTTAAAAGAGGGCCCCTTTTTCCCAAAGGGACCGAAGGCCCGGGGAACGGGGGGGCCGGGGCCTCCAAATTTCGGGACATGGGCCCCTTCCCCAgccccaaacttttttttaaacccaacaaattttaaaaggggAGAAAGGAAAAGGAACCGAgaaccccccggggaaaaaaaaaaaccaagcgaaaaacaaattttaaaaGGCTTCTCCGGGCGCTAGACGCGCCCCCTGCGTGGGGCTTTCTTTCCCCCCATGGAAGGGCCTGCGGCCTCCtggaaaaacccccgggggcgGGGCATCGTGTTGCCAGGCCATGGCCCCGGGGGGCCGGGTGTTTCCTCCCCCCCTGGCTGCAGGGGCCAGGAAGGTAAGCCCCGTGGAGCCCTAAAAAACCCCCTTTACggtaattttttttccccaacaaGCCCTTTGGTTAATTAAACCCCGGGGACGGAAGGCCCCTTAAAAGGAACCCCCCGGAGGCGGTACCGGGCCCCAAAAAGGGGGCGGCCTTCCCGGGAGGAAAGGCCCCGTGAGCGGCGGCCCCGGGAGACGGTTACGGggccccttccccccccttccccaccgGAACGCCCCCCAACGGCCCCCCTGGCGGTACGGCCCCGTGAAGGAAagccggggaggggggggccccTTCGGGCCCCCCTGGGAAAACGGGGGTAACCAAGCCCCGAAGGAAAGGGTTTTTGGGGTGGGCCCGGGGTGTTTTAggttgttttgcttttggtttGGGTGTTTCTGTTGTGGGGTgtgtttccccttttttgttGTGGGTTTTGGGTTGGTGTGTGGGGTTGGTTCTTTTGGGTGTTTTCTTTTGGGTGTGAATGTCCGGTGGTGGCTTGGGGTTTTGGCGGGGGGTTGGGTTTTCCGGGTGGTGGGGTATGGCCCCCTGTGGCCCCGGGTAATGTCTGGTGGTTTCTTTGGTTTTTCGGGGGTAGGCgtgtttggtgtgtgtctgtgggtgtttttgggggggtgggaggttgggggggtggggtctgtttttcttgttttggtTTGGGTGGGACTGGGTATATGGGGGTTGTTTTGGGtttaaaatttatatatatcgggggttttttttctggtatatatatttttattatttgtttttttcttttttttttttttttttcttttgtttttgtgttgttcAAAGGGGTTTTCCTGGTTTTTATCCCTGTTGGGTGTGGGTCTATAAAATTTGTTTGGTTCTggggttttttgtgtgttttatatatctttttttttgttggctgTGTTGGCCCGAGGGGGGGCTTTTTGTCTTTGTCCGGCTTGGGGTTTTTGtctggggggggtttttttggtttgctatatttttttttgttcttttttgtctgtttttttctgtttttttttttggctttttttttttggggcggtTGTTTCTTAAAAAAGGTCTGggggtttgtttgtgtttgtggttttgtttgtttgttttttgtttaggggtttgttgtttcttttttttttcttttcccttttttgggcccctttttgttggttgtttttttttgtctttttgggtTCTTTTTTGCGTTTTTTTgtctggggtgtgtgtgtgtgtgtgtgtgtgagtatgttgtgtgtgtttgtgttgtgtgtgtatgttgtgtgttgtgtgtgtttgtgttgtgtgtgttgtgtgtgtttgtgttgtgtgtgtgttgttgtgtgtgtgtcttttgtgtgttttgtttattgtgtgtgttttgttgtgtgtgtgtgtattcttttttgtgtgtgtgtgttttgtctgtgtgtgtgtgttttgtgtgttgtgttttgtgtgttttatattgtgtgtttggggtgtgtttttgttgttgtgtgttgtgtgttttgtgtgtgtgttgttttgtgtgtgtgtgtctgtgtgtgtgttttgtgtgtttgttttgttgtgttttgttgtgtgtgtgtgtctgttgtgtgttcccgtgtgtgtgtgtgtgttttgtgtgtgtgtgtgttgttgtgtgtctgtgttttttgtgtgtgtgtgttttgtgtgtgtttttgttgtatatatatttgttgtgtgttgtgtgtgtttgttgtgtgtgttgttttgtgtgtgtgtctgtgtgttgtgttttgtgtcttttgtgtgttttgttttgtgtgtgtgtctgtgtgtgtgtgtgtgtgtgtgttgtgtgtgtgtgtgtgtgttgtgtttttgtgtgtgttttgtgttgtgtctgtgtgtgtgtgtttttgtgtgtgttttgtgtgtgtgtgtgtctgtgtgttgtgttgtgttgtgtgtatttgtgtgtgtgttttgtgtgtgtgtgtgtgtgtgttgttgttttgtgtgtgtgtgtgtgttttgtgtgtgtgtgttttctttttgtgtgtgtgtgtgttgttttgtgtgtgtgtctgttttgtctgtgttgtgtgtgtgttgttgtgtgtgtgtgtgtgtgtgtctgtgtgtgtgtgtttttgtgtgtgtgttatatatattgtgtgttgttttgttgtgtctgtgtgtgtgtttgttgtgtgtgtgtgttttctgtgtgtgtgtgtgtgtgtctgtgtgtgtgtgtgtgtgtgtgtgtgtgttttgtgtgtgttgtgttgtgtgtgtgtgtgtgtgtgtccgtgtgtgtgtgtgtttattttgtgtttttgtctgtgtgtgtttgtgtgtgtgtgtgtgttttgtgtgtgttgtgtgtttatatttgtctgtgtgtgtgtttggggttttgttgtgtgtgttgtgttgtgtgttgtgtgttgtgtgtgtgtgtgtctgtgtgtgtgtgtgtctgtgtgttttgtgttgtgtgttttgtgtgtgtctgtgtgtgtttgtgtgtctgtgtgtgttgttgtgtgtgtgttgttctgtgtgtgtgtgtgtgtgtgttgtgtgtgtgtgtctgtgttttttgtgtgtgtgtgttttttgttgtgtgttgtgtgtgtgtgtttgtgtgtgtgtctgttttttgtgttgttttgtgttgttgtgtgtgtttgtgtgtgttgtctgtgttttgtgttatattttatattgtgtgttttgtctgtgtgtttttttggggtgtgtgtgtgtgtatttgttttgtgtgtgtgtgtgtgtgtgtgttttgtgttttgtgtgtgtgtgtgtctgtgtgtgtgtgtgtgttgtttgttgtgtgttgttgtgttttgtgtcttttgttgtgtgtgtctgtgtgtgtgtgttttgtgtgtgttgttgtgtgtgtttctctgtgtgtgttttcgtgtgcgtgtgtgtgtgtgtctgtttttgtgtctgtgtgtgttgtgttttcttgtgttgtgttgtgtgtgtgtgtgtgtgtgtgtgtgtgtttgtgtgttgtgtgtgtgtgtgtgtgtgtgtgtttttgtgtgtgtgtttgtgtgtgttgtg from Pseudoliparis swirei isolate HS2019 ecotype Mariana Trench unplaced genomic scaffold, NWPU_hadal_v1 hadal_27, whole genome shotgun sequence encodes the following:
- the LOC130191132 gene encoding collagen alpha-1(I) chain-like — protein: MQGKYSPNLRAAPARGRDGPTLFKGPGVKGVKPKPRAGQGPSPGSRGPKAGGPPRGPQGRVTGPFPVSGAGPRGPTGLKGPRVPFGPSQGPGPGGPSSEGVFPHGALTGPVRRPTVRGPSPKPGREVLPRTRPFMGLKRPPGPLARGPLTRGLRAGPLPPGGRGLAHRGPPGPGPATALCPSGLRENGLGGHPFLSPGPQRAPGPGLNLMKGGGRKASGNPG